AGCGGTTGGAGACGTAATGGTAGGCCAAGAACTTCAGATAGTACTGACTGAATTCAAACTCCATGGGGAACTGGAGGTGGATCTGAGGGTGGAggcacagagaaacacagtgaGCCATGAGAAAGGAAACCATGTCTGGTTACAGTCTCCTACTCTGCTTGCATAAATGTATCCTGTAACCACAACACTCCAGTCTGCCAAGGGAcgtctctgtcttctgtcttaTATCTAATACAGGCAGAATGCAGCCACAGTCCTGCTGCACAGTATCTAACAGCCTATCAAGCAGCTGGGAGCACAACACCATCCTCTGTTATAAAAGCTCTGATGTGTCACACGGCAGCGTCAGAACTCCTTAAGGCTGCATGTGATAAAACACAGCCCACAACTAGATGTAGTGTCTGACGGACAACAACATCTCAGTATACCATACATATAGAGAGAGGAAGACCTGCAGACCTTCCTGCTCAAATGTCGGATTAGGGGGACCTTGCCCATGTTTTGAATGCACTACTACAGTGATCTCTAAGCCCTCCTAACGACAGATGATCTGCTACTCTGATAATGTGCCGCTCACACGGCGGGTCTGATAAATGTCTGTAAACCGAAGTGCAGTAGACCCACCTGGTGCACGCAGTCGAGGAACTGCAGGAAAACAGGGGTAAAGCCACTGCTCTGGCTGCCCAGTGTCTGCGCTCCGCGGTGGCTGAACCTGTGACCGAACGACAGCCACTCCTTCTCCACCAGCAGCCTGAAACCATCAAAAGTTCTGTAGTAGGGATCAGACAGCAGCTGCACCAGGGAaaccacctgcagacacacagagcatccaattaaattaaacagctgAAGCCGTAGTGTAGGTGTAGATTCAGCAGATGGTTGCGGTTATCAGTCAGACCTGTGTAGTGACGTCCCAGCCATCCTCCAGGCTGACCATGACTGACGAGCCTGTATCCAGGAGTTCCACAACCAGCACTGACACCTGCAGCACCCTGtgcagctgtacacacacagattcactcatatatacatacacaataCACATACAATACACATACTACAGCACAACAATAAAATAGCACTGTACTGACCAGGGCCATCCACTCTGACTCCTCCAGGCAGCGCAGGAAGCTCATGTTGGGATCAGAGGTTGGAGAGCTTGGCACGCAGGCCTTCATCAGCTTCTTGAAGCTGTTCTTCACCTGCCGCACGTCACACACCTCAATGGGAACCACCTCCCAATGCTGGAAGGCATCCTGCTTTCCGCCCTGAAACAACACAGCCTTTCAGTGTTTAGTTAAAAGTAGATCACAGTAACTAAACTAGCTCTGGTTCGTGTCCTCAGTCACCTTGAGCTGCGCCTTGTCCCCAATGATGTAGAGGTATGCCCTCTGCTGGCGGAGGAACAACGCCTCGCTCGGCCCCCCATTGGGCTGCGGAGACTCTTTCCCAGCCAGACGCGTCCCCACGTCTGGGTTGTAGGCACTCAGACGCCCACTACCTCGAATACTGCCCCACTTACCtgcaacacacatgcatacaaattAGAGTCTTTAAATGTATCATAACATAAAAAGCGAATCAGCCAACCTCATGAAGAAGCCATCAGCCATTAAAGAACTCTTTAATGTGTGTCATCAATAGATGCACTGACAGCCATGCTGTTCAACCAGGTAGAAATGTCTGAACACTACCCGGCCTAGTTTGCCACACATATCTGCTATCTATCTGATTGGTGTTTACATTCAGCAAAGAAGAGaatcaaacaggaaacaacaaacaggacgtcagacagcagagctgcagcagcagcatgcagatGCTGAAAAACACAAGCAATAACAACAGTCCATTAGTCCGCAGAGACAGTGAAGTACCAGTGATGATACCAGACACACGGACACTACTGTTAAAGAGATCTGATTGGTTAAAGAGGAGCGGAGGCAGGGGGAGGGGCGAGGCCTACTGTACCTCTAGGAGGGTTCCTGGCCTTGCCAGACACTTTGggctgagagagggagatgacTTTCGCCCTTTGACCCAGAGCTGAGGTCAAATGACAAAGATGGCCTGTTAACCAACAGTGCTACACAGTAGAAGATggtttcactcacacacacacagatcctaAACATGAGAtattcatcctcctcctcttccagttCCAGTTTCAGTAACAAACTTCAGATGGAAAACAGAGTTCACACATTTGGCTTGACACCTGGTCTGCAAAAGACTCTAGTAAACCTGTGGCTATATCTCACCTCCTCTGCTGAAGGTTCCAGGAACATCCTCCTTGCTTCCCATCACCTGCTTCATCAGAGCTCCAATCTTAGGCTGTCTCAGCTTATCTGATGAGTCTAAGGACAGAACAAACATAACAAATAAGCTCAGTGTTCCCACAACCTCAGCTATCAATGACAttcttctgtctgtgcatgaTAGTCCACCCACCGGAGGTGCTCATATGTGTGGACGTGAAGCcactcagtgtgtttctgcCGCTGTTCTCACTGTAAGAAGGCATGGAGCTGATGATAGCCTGCAGGTATTTCTCCTGCTCCAGGCTGGTGGAGTCTGCCTGGGAGGGCACTGCACCATaaggaggaagcacaggaaCAAAACTTTATCTTCTGGTTCTGATCATTTACTGTATTCGGTATTCTCTACACTGTATTCTTCAAAAAATGAAGAACTGGTCAGACAGCACAACCAACAACACATAGATGCAGCATCACACACCTGCAGTAGGAGCATTGGGGGACTTGAAAAAGCCCACCACCCCCTTAGCGTGAAGACCTGCAGAGCGCAGGAGAACAGCCTTCGTCCGCGAATTCCTCCAGCACACAACAGGGAAGCGGTTCTGCCGGTAGCAGCGAGAGATTCTCTGGATGGTCGAGTCAGGGATGCTTTGCGGGACGATCAGCAGGCCGGGGtaactgtgacacacacataaacacacaatgtttaCATACACAGATTCTccagtgtttgtctgtgtgttgtcttcCTGTGGTCTCACACCTCCTGCAGACGGTGTACATTCGGTTCACAGTCGAAATCCTGAAGGGCTCATTCTTAGATCGTGTCAAGCTGTTACTGAGCGTGCCCAGACCCAGACGCTGGTAGTCACGACAACAAGCTCGCTCTACAACATTGCTCATGGTCTGCCTGTCTGATGAGCGGATggtggaggagagggtgagggtGCTCTGGTCCACTTCCTCTGAGACTGttgggacaaaaaaaagagctcAGAGTATAGTTTCCAGAGCCAACATGGATTCGCGTGTTTTTCATTCTATTTAATTTACAGTTTATTTCCACCACACCTGAGATTTCATCCTCATCTAGCTCTGACTGGAAGCTGCTCCTGTTCTCCCAGGTGGGGGGAGAATACTTTTTTCTGGTCACATACTGCCGGCCGATGGTTCTCTTGGCACTCTTCACCAGGTTTTTGGAAAGTGTCCTGGATGAGAGAAGAAAGTGTTGCATCCTTTGTCACCCAGTGTTGCCTGTCTACTTCATCAAAGTCACCAGTTCAATGAAAATGCACCATAGTGCTCATCAGCATGTTCCATTCACAGTGACTTAACATCTCACTTCCTGTTGGCTCTGTTAGTGTACAACTATGTGTTTAGTTCTGAAGCAGCTCCTGCTGACAATGACAGTGACTGTCTCCCTGGTTCATCCACAGCTATGAATTGTGCATTGCTGGTTGTTCAGCATACTGCAGGACCAGTGTCAGAACATGTCTTtttactgtgcacacacacacacagaaggcagATATGGAAACAAAAGAGCCGATTAAACAGCTGCAACATTTTCCACTGATGAATTATTCAACGGTTTCTTTCATGCCCCATTCATTCTCTACAAAGAATAgggggaaagtgtgtgtgtgtttggtcagACTGCTAAGACTTTAAATAAGGTAggtaaaaatgacagaaaggaCATTGAAAAGCACAAGATGGTTTGACTTAACTAACATTTGAGACTGCAGGAAAATGTGCAGGACAATTATTAACTCTTATGCTGTTGTAAGATTTCAGATTCAAAAAGGGACTCTACCAGATGATAACAAAAGGAAATGGCACACAGTTGGAATAGAAGCTGCTTTGCCCTCACTCCCTGGAGTATGTTTTCACACTTGTATTTTATGCACTGTTTTGTGCATGCAAGAGAGACAATACAGGTGTAAACATGCACAACCTTACATGCAGTGCTTTGGAATGAAAGACTCCAGATTCAGATCTGTTCTTGAGATGCAGCCACTGATGCAGGTAAAGTTCTTTTAGTGCGCAACATATTTTCCCACACTGCTAATGGGAAAACAGAAAACTGGTTGGTGGTTGTTACAAGTTACAGCCTAATTAAATATGGGGTGAAAATTCTTTAGCCTAAGTTGTAAAACTAAATAAGTTTAGTTAGCAGGGCAGAAATTAGTGCTGCAGGAAATGGACATGTGAAGCATTGCCTGTGTGACTTGGtttatggcctttctacacgattttttagcgatcttataaggcCATTGCATGATACACTACACGACATGAATCTAATAAACTCTGGTACGACGTCAAGCTTGATGCGTGCAGAcgtgtacgatgaccatttactgaaacgcaggcgatcacaggttgCATcatacgtcaacatgcgaggaggaggaagacgtggatgcggtGGGACAGGTCTtggcagctgtcacactgtgagtcagtcatcctaaatttctgacaccgctagaattttatcttagcttgtctttggtcgcaagacgctgacagcGGCCatcgtggaacctgcctcacagtgcgacgtaaggccaccgatttagagccacgaccaaagatatctccacgattctcctacgatgctcgtcttttgtccgcgacagcccaaaatcgcacagtgtttactgtgcttATGACAAACATGTCAGTGGTTATGAGTGATACAAGAGCCTGTCATAGACTTGAAATATACATAGCTAAACTTTAATCACTGCTTTTTGCATTGATGTTCTCTTACTTGAGAGACTGGTTCTTGTCTTTTGTCTTGTGCTCCACCACCATCTTGCTGCATTGACCCACAGTGAAGGCGAATGTGCCCTGGACGTGCTGAGGATAACGCAGCTTGTGCACATGCTTCCTAAAAACCTCAGCCAGATCTGACGCAACTTCCTCGTCAAAAGCAATCTTCATCAGCTATAGACGGATAGAAAGACATCTGTGAGTTCAAGTTTACACTTCACAGAGAGACGCTGTCTGTAATATAGAAAGTACCTGGAAGGTGCAGGACCGTAGCTGGAGCCCCTCTTGAACAAACTGGTCCATGGTTAACGTGACTGAGATTCTCTTCTCTTTTGTCAGGGAGGCGATGGGGAAGGAGCGAGTCACTATCTGTTCACCCActgcaggagaaaaacacacacggtGATGAGTTCACCAGgcatataaaacaaaaacaaaccctacaGGATTTGcatttgttggtgtgtgtgatcTTTCACCCAATGGGTCGGTGGGTGTTCCTTTGAAGATGAGGCGGTAGGTGGTGAGGAAGATGGCGCCCTCAGCGGGCAGTAGCGGAGGGCCTCCCATCAGCCCTGTGGCCTCCTCGCGGCCATCAGGAATCAGGTGGACTCGCATGCCGTCCATCACAAACTCCTCACCGGGCAGCAGAGTTGGCCTCAGCAGCTTGGGCTgcatggagacagaaagagcGGAAAGAGAACTGGTGAGCAGAATAATCAAGCATTTAAAAGTGTCTATGTGAGAAGACAACAGGCATGTTCAACATCATGCTTTCAGGACCATGCTGGTTTTACTCAGTGACCTGAACTGTTGGGGGACTTTACAAATTTAGAGGTTAATAATGAAATAATTCGATGTTGCACAACACACATATCAGTTGGGTTGGCTTGGTGGGATCTTGGCAGAGATGATGTTACAAACTAGAAGATAAATACACAGaaagaaatataataatattcaCTTGGATGTGTTTATGTGATGAGATGAGTTAATTTTATATTCCTAAAAAACAGAAGGATTTGTATCTAAGGATTCGCTGAGGACACACTGTGATTATGGGACATACTCAATAATGAACACTCAGACACTTCCTGTTCTCCCACTGAGGCTTAGAGAGCTTGACAATGAACCCTGTCTCTGATAGGAAATAAATGTCATGTTTGGTCACCTGTTTCATTACAGCTACAGTCACACAGCATGGTTTCCTCTAAAGGAAATGAACTAcaggagccacagcagcagtaaaTTATGTTATGTGCTCAGGCCACAATAACATTTTCACAAGCTAAACTGACATAAATCTGTGGGTCACAGGATACTGTTAGAAGACCCTGATCACAACATGTCACAtcattcctagtaatgtgaacccccttcacttacatggcaataaacacgattctgattctgattctgattctgatcatgCTCAGCATCGTCCCTCTCCAACACACTGCACCCTTCACTCTGAAGGCACTCTGCTGCAGGACCTCAGGGAGCCAGGCAGAGCTCTATTTCCCTCAGCGGCCACACTACATCACAACGGAGAGCATTCACCCAGCATGCACTGCCCCTGCGTGCTGTAGGTCACACACTTCTCTGTCTGATGGACAGACATACCTGCCCTGATACTGTGATTCTGAGCTGTAGGGATTGATGGAGAAGGGAGTGGGTGGGCTGGCTGGCTGGGGTTCTGCATGGCATTTCTCCTGTGGGATGTAAAAATAGGAATTGGCTACCTTTTGAATTGGAGGGAGCCTCTTACTCTCCCTGTGGACAGCATCCAACGTCTCAATGTGCATCTGAACGATATCTGAAAAAAGTAAAACTGAGTGTTATGGATTTTCAAAGACATGTTGAGTGATGCTCCCCTGTCAGTGACACGTCATCTCTACCTGGTATCATGGTGTGGAGGGCCTTAAGGTGCTCGTTGGTCACGCCGCTCTCATTGCACACCTTGTCTACAAAGCGGTTGATGAAGCGCACCACAGAGTTAGCCACATCTGAGCTCTCGGCATCTTCAAAGCCACTCTCTGTGTCGTAGCTTTCTGCCATGCTGCCTGCAACACTGCAagacaaaaacacttttaacaATTAAGTTTAAAAATTCTAAACTTCAGAAATCCTACACTATAACACAAAGCAGTATCTGAGCTTAGTATCTATGTAACAGTGAAAGGAAGCCAGAACACAATGACATcgtttcctctttttcttcttgcacACCATTTTACAGTGGCTACAGTATCAGTAGATGAAAAtattattttgattattattatatcacaAGCATAAAGACTTAGTGGATCGTATCAAGTCTCCCACCTATTTGTAACATAGCTGTTGCTGACGCTGTCCACATCTACAAGGCCAAAGCTCCTCAGCAGGCGGTTCTTGCTGGTGTCCAGCGGCAGCAGCAAGTAGCTCATCCTGTTGGCATAGTGAATGGCCTGGCTAAAAACTGTGCTCTCTTCCTTTTGCACACGCTCTGTCTGCATCTCCTTGCTGAGTGTCGGCCACAACCGGCTCTGCTCTGACGCCAGCTCCAGGGCGCTGATTTTCCGTCTGCTACCTGAACCGTCCTGGTGCTCCTGAGAGGAAATCAAAGGATGCTCCTTAATGATGGATATCTTCAGATAAATGCAAAAGTCAGCTCAGTAGGTGACCAGACCTACTCAGACTCAAAGGGACTTCCAGGAATAAATGATGGTAACACAGTAAATGCAGTTTGGGTGCTCACCGAGTTgttctgctgctcttcatcatcCGTCTCCAGGTACAGAGCTCTGATGTGGTTCTGGACATCGCTGTAGAACATGGCCTCCCAGAACTGCATGTTGGTCCACACCATGTGCTCCTGTACACAGCTGTAGGCAAACTGAGTGATGCCTGCACCTAGTTTCTGTCAggcaaagaggcagagagattTTAATGAAAAAGAAATCTGATTAAAAATGCAGTTAGCTTAAAGTGTGAAAGCAAGAGCTGTCTGCAATCTTATAAACTTACTCTACAGAAGGCCGTGACTAGAGGAAGGAGGGCAGCTGCAATGCCATGTTCATCCATATGTGAACAGTCCTGAAAAGagacataaattaaaaataaaaaaaatatgtatgaaTTTTAGACCAGTGTGTTTTTTAGAAAGTCACAGAAGACATCATCAAATTGGTGACGTGTTCTTTTCAGGGTCTGAAACATGGAGGATTTCCGGGATGTGCCTGCTCACCTGTAAGGTGCAGTTCATCATGCGGACAATGTAGTCAAACTGTTGGTCATCCAGCACGGCTCGATTCTGAAGAACATGTTGATTGAGCTCCTGGGTCAAACAAACTCGAGCTGCCCGACCCTTCAATGCCCGCAGCACAGCCGGCATCAGCTagacacaggaaataaaacacaaccaCATTTAGCACAGGAAACAATGACTATATTTTAGAGTTGAAACTAAACTTAGTGATGACAGG
This region of Parambassis ranga chromosome 2, fParRan2.1, whole genome shotgun sequence genomic DNA includes:
- the sbf1 gene encoding myotubularin-related protein 5 isoform X1, which gives rise to MARLADYFVVVGYDLDKRVEGEGQGRILQRFPEKDWEDSPFPQGIELFCQPSGWQLVPERQPSSFFVAVLTDINSDRHYCACFTFWEGLDNPQLQKAESSEADEADEELAVVHSAKVYAPKSLVLVSRLDYTEVFRNCLGLIYTVHVDGLTVPLETVIGNLLTCIIPIAGGSQIDVSPVCSLDKVPQACDWLLACLQPNQEEREESLRTITLGAGDRQVIQTPINDSLPVSGSSVAQLFRQLGIANVLCLFCAALTEHKILFLSSSYQRLTDACRGLLAIMFPLKYSFTYVPILPGKLLEVLSTPTPFIIGVNSFFRSETQELLDVIIADLDGGTVTIPECVHISLLPEPLQQQTQTALSMVLDPELEVADHAFPPQSTQPSALKIQDKEIRAVFLWLFARLFQGYRWCLHIIRIHPEPVIRFHKAAFLGQRALTEDDFLMKVLDGMAFAGFVSERGPPYRATDLFDELVANEVERIRHEEACPHKVMNHVKELAEQLFKNENPYPAVAMHKVQRPSENSQNSTQNQTPFPGLDEVAVQLFIDHAAAKLKTAPPVVKAELKGMVPSGPPLGDIVDRNGSVMANSARRLEVVRNCITYIFENKMLEAKKLMPAVLRALKGRAARVCLTQELNQHVLQNRAVLDDQQFDYIVRMMNCTLQDCSHMDEHGIAAALLPLVTAFCRKLGAGITQFAYSCVQEHMVWTNMQFWEAMFYSDVQNHIRALYLETDDEEQQNNSEHQDGSGSRRKISALELASEQSRLWPTLSKEMQTERVQKEESTVFSQAIHYANRMSYLLLPLDTSKNRLLRSFGLVDVDSVSNSYVTNSVAGSMAESYDTESGFEDAESSDVANSVVRFINRFVDKVCNESGVTNEHLKALHTMIPDIVQMHIETLDAVHRESKRLPPIQKPKLLRPTLLPGEEFVMDGMRVHLIPDGREEATGLMGGPPLLPAEGAIFLTTYRLIFKGTPTDPLVGEQIVTRSFPIASLTKEKRISVTLTMDQFVQEGLQLRSCTFQLMKIAFDEEVASDLAEVFRKHVHKLRYPQHVQGTFAFTVGQCSKMVVEHKTKDKNQSLKTLSKNLVKSAKRTIGRQYVTRKKYSPPTWENRSSFQSELDEDEISVSEEVDQSTLTLSSTIRSSDRQTMSNVVERACCRDYQRLGLGTLSNSLTRSKNEPFRISTVNRMYTVCRSYPGLLIVPQSIPDSTIQRISRCYRQNRFPVVCWRNSRTKAVLLRSAGLHAKGVVGFFKSPNAPTAVPSQADSTSLEQEKYLQAIISSMPSYSENSGRNTLSGFTSTHMSTSDSSDKLRQPKIGALMKQVMGSKEDVPGTFSRGALGQRAKVISLSQPKVSGKARNPPRGKWGSIRGSGRLSAYNPDVGTRLAGKESPQPNGGPSEALFLRQQRAYLYIIGDKAQLKGGKQDAFQHWEVVPIEVCDVRQVKNSFKKLMKACVPSSPTSDPNMSFLRCLEESEWMALLHRVLQVSVLVVELLDTGSSVMVSLEDGWDVTTQVVSLVQLLSDPYYRTFDGFRLLVEKEWLSFGHRFSHRGAQTLGSQSSGFTPVFLQFLDCVHQIHLQFPMEFEFSQYYLKFLAYHYVSNRFRTFLLDSDYERIELGVLYEEKGERKSPQVCKSVWDYIDRLNKKTPIFFNYMYSPEDEEVLRPYTFISNLKVWEYYMEETLSEGPSYDWELRGRQERMAEETAEKPDTSGPKSQRHIVWPCYDSLSKAVPDAITKLLQDLQSLEAELGQTSEKWKDTWDKIKTTQRTETKLESKLSFSNSLLMSSNLSHQRRSQGVYLQESGVGPSINLALDCEASATSTPVAGRTSTSTLYSQFQSTESENRSFEGILYKKGALLKPWKPRWFVLDKTKHQLRYYESRKDKECKGVIELAEVESVTAGTPAMGAPKNIEDKAFFDLKTTKRVYNFCAQDSLNAQLWMDSVQSCLSDA
- the sbf1 gene encoding myotubularin-related protein 5 isoform X6, with product MARLADYFVVVGYDLDKRVEGEGQGRILQRFPEKDWEDSPFPQGIELFCQPSGWQLVPERQPSSFFVAVLTDINSDRHYCACFTFWEGLDNPQLQKAESSEADEADEELAVVHSAKVYAPKSLVLVSRLDYTEVFRNCLGLIYTVHVDGLTVPLETVIGNLLTCIIPIAGGSQRTITLGAGDRQVIQTPINDSLPVSGSSVAQLFRQLGIANVLCLFCAALTEHKILFLSSSYQRLTDACRGLLAIMFPLKYSFTYVPILPGKLLEVLSTPTPFIIGVNSFFRSETQELLDVIIADLDGGTVTIPECVHISLLPEPLQQQTQTALSMVLDPELEVADHAFPPQSTQPSALKIQDKEIRAVFLWLFARLFQGYRWCLHIIRIHPEPVIRFHKAAFLGQRALTEDDFLMKVLDGMAFAGFVSERGPPYRATDLFDELVANEVERIRHEEACPHKVMNHVKELAEQLFKNENPYPAVAMHKVQRPSENSQNSTQNQTPFPGLDEVAVQLFIDHAAAKLKTAPPVVKAELKGMVPSGPPLGDIVDRNGSVMANSARRLEVVRNCITYIFENKMLEAKKLMPAVLRALKGRAARVCLTQELNQHVLQNRAVLDDQQFDYIVRMMNCTLQDCSHMDEHGIAAALLPLVTAFCRKLGAGITQFAYSCVQEHMVWTNMQFWEAMFYSDVQNHIRALYLETDDEEQQNNSEHQDGSGSRRKISALELASEQSRLWPTLSKEMQTERVQKEESTVFSQAIHYANRMSYLLLPLDTSKNRLLRSFGLVDVDSVSNSYVTNSVAGSMAESYDTESGFEDAESSDVANSVVRFINRFVDKVCNESGVTNEHLKALHTMIPDIVQMHIETLDAVHRESKRLPPIQKPKLLRPTLLPGEEFVMDGMRVHLIPDGREEATGLMGGPPLLPAEGAIFLTTYRLIFKGTPTDPLVGEQIVTRSFPIASLTKEKRISVTLTMDQFVQEGLQLRSCTFQLMKIAFDEEVASDLAEVFRKHVHKLRYPQHVQGTFAFTVGQCSKMVVEHKTKDKNQSLKTLSKNLVKSAKRTIGRQYVTRKKYSPPTWENRSSFQSELDEDEISVSEEVDQSTLTLSSTIRSSDRQTMSNVVERACCRDYQRLGLGTLSNSLTRSKNEPFRISTVNRMYTVCRSYPGLLIVPQSIPDSTIQRISRCYRQNRFPVVCWRNSRTKAVLLRSAGLHAKGVVGFFKSPNAPTAVPSQADSTSLEQEKYLQAIISSMPSYSENSGRNTLSGFTSTHMSTSDSSDKLRQPKIGALMKQVMGSKEDVPGTFSRGALGQRAKVISLSQPKVSGKARNPPRGKWGSIRGSGRLSAYNPDVGTRLAGKESPQPNGGPSEALFLRQQRAYLYIIGDKAQLKGGKQDAFQHWEVVPIEVCDVRQVKNSFKKLMKACVPSSPTSDPNMSFLRCLEESEWMALLHRVLQVSVLVVELLDTGSSVMVSLEDGWDVTTQVVSLVQLLSDPYYRTFDGFRLLVEKEWLSFGHRFSHRGAQTLGSQSSGFTPVFLQFLDCVHQIHLQFPMEFEFSQYYLKFLAYHYVSNRFRTFLLDSDYERIELGVLYEEKGERKSPQVCKSVWDYIDRLNKKTPIFFNYMYSPEDEEVLRPYTFISNLKVWEYYMEETLSEGPSYDWELRGRQERMAEETAEKPDTSGPKSQRHIVWPCYDSLSKAVPDAITKLLQDLQSLEAELGQTSEKWKDTWDKIKTTQRTETKLESKLSFSNSLLMSSNLSHQRRSQGVYLQESGVGPSINLALDCEASATSTPVAGRTSTSTLYSQFQSTESENRSFEGILYKKGALLKPWKPRWFVLDKTKHQLRYYESRKDKECKGVIELAEVESVTAGTPAMGAPKNIEDKAFFDLKTTKRVYNFCAQDSLNAQLWMDSVQSCLSDA
- the sbf1 gene encoding myotubularin-related protein 5 isoform X4, producing MARLADYFVVVGYDLDKRVEGEGQGRILQRFPEKDWEDSPFPQGIELFCQPSGWQLVPERQPSSFFVAVLTDINSDRHYCACFTFWEGLDNPQLQKAESSEADEADEELAVVHSAKVYAPKSLVLVSRLDYTEVFRNCLGLIYTVHVDGLTVPLETVIGNLLTCIIPIAGGSQPNQEEREESLRTITLGAGDRQVIQTPINDSLPVSGSSVAQLFRQLGIANVLCLFCAALTEHKILFLSSSYQRLTDACRGLLAIMFPLKYSFTYVPILPGKLLEVLSTPTPFIIGVNSFFRSETQELLDVIIADLDGGTVTIPECVHISLLPEPLQQQTQTALSMVLDPELEVADHAFPPQSTQPSALKIQDKEIRAVFLWLFARLFQGYRWCLHIIRIHPEPVIRFHKAAFLGQRALTEDDFLMKVLDGMAFAGFVSERGPPYRATDLFDELVANEVERIRHEEACPHKVMNHVKELAEQLFKNENPYPAVAMHKVQRPSENSQNSTQNQTPFPGLDEVAVQLFIDHAAAKLKTAPPVVKAELKGMVPSGPPLGDIVDRNGSVMANSARRLEVVRNCITYIFENKMLEAKKLMPAVLRALKGRAARVCLTQELNQHVLQNRAVLDDQQFDYIVRMMNCTLQDCSHMDEHGIAAALLPLVTAFCRKLGAGITQFAYSCVQEHMVWTNMQFWEAMFYSDVQNHIRALYLETDDEEQQNNSEHQDGSGSRRKISALELASEQSRLWPTLSKEMQTERVQKEESTVFSQAIHYANRMSYLLLPLDTSKNRLLRSFGLVDVDSVSNSYVTNSVAGSMAESYDTESGFEDAESSDVANSVVRFINRFVDKVCNESGVTNEHLKALHTMIPDIVQMHIETLDAVHRESKRLPPIQKPKLLRPTLLPGEEFVMDGMRVHLIPDGREEATGLMGGPPLLPAEGAIFLTTYRLIFKGTPTDPLVGEQIVTRSFPIASLTKEKRISVTLTMDQFVQEGLQLRSCTFQLMKIAFDEEVASDLAEVFRKHVHKLRYPQHVQGTFAFTVGQCSKMVVEHKTKDKNQSLKTLSKNLVKSAKRTIGRQYVTRKKYSPPTWENRSSFQSELDEDEISVSEEVDQSTLTLSSTIRSSDRQTMSNVVERACCRDYQRLGLGTLSNSLTRSKNEPFRISTVNRMYTVCRSYPGLLIVPQSIPDSTIQRISRCYRQNRFPVVCWRNSRTKAVLLRSAGLHAKGVVGFFKSPNAPTAVPSQADSTSLEQEKYLQAIISSMPSYSENSGRNTLSGFTSTHMSTSDSSDKLRQPKIGALMKQVMGSKEDVPGTFSRGALGQRAKVISLSQPKVSGKARNPPRGKWGSIRGSGRLSAYNPDVGTRLAGKESPQPNGGPSEALFLRQQRAYLYIIGDKAQLKGGKQDAFQHWEVVPIEVCDVRQVKNSFKKLMKACVPSSPTSDPNMSFLRCLEESEWMALLHRVLQVSVLVVELLDTGSSVMVSLEDGWDVTTQVVSLVQLLSDPYYRTFDGFRLLVEKEWLSFGHRFSHRGAQTLGSQSSGFTPVFLQFLDCVHQIHLQFPMEFEFSQYYLKFLAYHYVSNRFRTFLLDSDYERIELGVLYEEKGERKSPQVCKSVWDYIDRLNKKTPIFFNYMYSPEDEEVLRPYTFISNLKVWEYYMEETLSEGPSYDWELRGRQERMAEETAEKPDTSGPKSQRHIVWPCYDSLSKAVPDAITKLLQDLQSLEAELGQTSEKWKDTWDKIKTTQRTETKLESKLSFSNSLLMSSNLSHQRRSQGVYLQESGVGPSINLALDCEASATSTPVAGRTSTSTLYSQFQSTESENRSFEGILYKKGALLKPWKPRWFVLDKTKHQLRYYESRKDKECKGVIELAEVESVTAGTPAMGAPKNIEDKAFFDLKTTKRVYNFCAQDSLNAQLWMDSVQSCLSDA